One window of Corynebacterium doosanense CAU 212 = DSM 45436 genomic DNA carries:
- a CDS encoding gluconokinase, producing MTDHTAPRHIVLMGVSGAGKSTIGELLGARLGLPYMDGDDLHSQANIDKMANGIPLTDEDRWPWLTDIGDWLQEHADGGIIGCSALKRTYRDAIRIAAPGAVFVHVHGDYVLLRSRMEHRPGHFMPSSLLDSQMAILEPLAEDEPGAVFDIADPPRVLVDKAEKWLTSGNTAG from the coding sequence ATGACCGACCACACTGCTCCCCGCCACATCGTCCTCATGGGCGTGTCCGGGGCCGGGAAGTCCACCATCGGTGAGCTTCTCGGCGCGAGGCTGGGGCTGCCCTACATGGACGGCGATGACCTGCACTCGCAGGCGAACATCGACAAGATGGCCAACGGGATCCCGCTGACCGACGAGGACCGGTGGCCCTGGCTCACCGACATCGGCGACTGGCTGCAGGAGCACGCCGACGGCGGCATCATCGGCTGTTCTGCCCTCAAACGCACGTACCGCGACGCGATCCGCATCGCCGCGCCGGGCGCCGTATTTGTGCACGTCCACGGCGACTACGTGCTGCTGCGCTCGCGGATGGAACACCGGCCCGGGCACTTCATGCCCAGCAGCCTGCTCGATTCCCAGATGGCGATCCTCGAGCCGCTCGCCGAAGACGAACCCGGCGCGGTCTTCGACATCGCGGATCCACCCCGGGTGCTGGTGGATAAGGCGGAGAAATGGCTGACCTCGGGGAATACTGCGGGGTAA
- the rph gene encoding ribonuclease PH, translating into MTEPTDFLRFDGRALDEMRPVRITRNFTSNPAGSVLVEFGNTRVMCTASIELGVPRFKKDSGEGWLTAEYAMLPSSTHERMPRESMKGKVKGRTHEIGRLVGRSLRAAVDLSQLGENTINIDCDVLQADGGTRTASITGAYVALADAIAVLTEKGVVPGRPLREPVAAVSVGLVDGRICLDLPYEEDSRAEVDLNVVMTAEGKYVEIQGTGEHGEFGREELNAMLDVADKGTRELHALQIAALGA; encoded by the coding sequence ATGACTGAACCCACCGATTTCCTCCGTTTCGACGGCCGCGCACTCGACGAAATGCGCCCCGTGCGCATCACCCGGAACTTCACCTCGAACCCGGCAGGCAGCGTCCTGGTGGAGTTCGGCAACACCCGCGTCATGTGCACCGCGTCCATCGAGCTGGGCGTGCCCCGCTTCAAGAAGGACTCCGGCGAGGGATGGTTGACCGCCGAATACGCCATGCTCCCCAGCTCCACCCACGAGCGCATGCCCCGCGAATCGATGAAGGGCAAGGTCAAGGGCCGCACCCACGAGATCGGGCGCCTGGTCGGCCGGTCCCTGCGTGCCGCCGTCGACCTCTCCCAGCTGGGGGAGAACACCATCAACATCGACTGCGACGTGCTCCAGGCCGACGGCGGCACCCGCACCGCGTCGATCACCGGCGCCTACGTCGCCCTCGCCGACGCCATCGCCGTGCTCACCGAGAAAGGCGTGGTCCCGGGTCGGCCCCTGCGCGAACCCGTCGCGGCGGTCTCTGTCGGGCTTGTCGACGGGCGTATCTGCCTTGACCTCCCCTATGAGGAGGACTCCCGTGCCGAGGTCGACCTCAACGTGGTCATGACCGCCGAGGGAAAGTACGTGGAGATCCAGGGCACCGGCGAGCACGGCGAGTTCGGGCGCGAGGAGCTGAATGCCATGCTCGACGTGGCCGACAAGGGCACCCGCGAGCTGCACGCCCTCCAGATCGCCGCCCTGGGGGCCTAG
- a CDS encoding MBL fold metallo-hydrolase: MQLTILGCSGSVGAPGNPASGYLISVDDAPSVVMDLGPGTFANLQVHQDPTDAHVVFSHLHADHCLDFPSLMVWRRFHPDAPSKGRNLCIGPAHTPVHLGRLSSDDPDGVDDMSDTFAFSPWSERQTEILDRVRITPYRVAHPVETYAMRVEETGGTGSFCYSGDTGVSTNLVEAARGVDYFFCEAGWGPTSEGRPEGMHLSGADAGRAAREAGVKTLVLVHIQPWADVEATVAAARAEFDGEIVLGQAGMVFDA; this comes from the coding sequence ATGCAGTTGACCATTCTCGGATGCTCCGGCAGCGTGGGAGCTCCGGGTAACCCCGCCTCGGGTTACCTCATCTCGGTGGACGATGCGCCCAGCGTCGTCATGGACCTCGGCCCCGGCACCTTCGCCAACCTGCAGGTCCACCAGGATCCGACCGACGCGCACGTGGTGTTCAGCCACCTGCACGCCGACCACTGCCTGGACTTCCCCAGCCTGATGGTGTGGCGCCGCTTCCACCCGGACGCCCCCTCCAAGGGGCGCAACCTCTGTATCGGCCCCGCGCACACCCCGGTCCACCTGGGGCGACTGAGCTCCGATGATCCCGACGGCGTGGACGACATGTCCGACACCTTCGCGTTCAGCCCCTGGTCCGAGCGGCAGACCGAGATCCTCGACCGGGTGCGCATCACCCCGTACCGGGTCGCCCACCCGGTGGAGACCTACGCCATGCGGGTCGAGGAGACCGGCGGGACCGGCTCGTTCTGCTACTCAGGTGACACGGGAGTCTCCACCAACCTGGTCGAGGCCGCCCGCGGAGTGGACTACTTCTTTTGTGAGGCAGGCTGGGGGCCGACGAGCGAGGGCCGGCCGGAGGGTATGCATCTCTCCGGCGCCGACGCAGGGCGCGCCGCCCGCGAGGCCGGGGTGAAGACCCTGGTGCTGGTGCACATCCAGCCCTGGGCGGATGTCGAGGCGACGGTCGCCGCCGCCCGCGCGGAGTTCGACGGCGAGATCGTGCTCGGCCAGGCGGGCATGGTCTTCGACGCGTAG
- the uxaC gene encoding glucuronate isomerase, with the protein MSTSHAAHPDRLLPADPGTRDIARRLLAGVEDLPIISPHGHLDPTMFTTNDAFPDPTTLLISPDHYLTRVLHSAGHELSELGVGGHEADPREGWRIFCSNFDLYTGTATGYWVEQEFEHVFGINPDRISAENADTIYDELAEILARPDFRPRALAEEFKLEVLATTDDPLDDLAPHKELAADPTFTTRVLPTFRPDAYTEMYKPEFADKVQQLIDTAGDGQTGFEGYLRAMRYRRQYFIDAGATSADHGTHDADTTPLTNAEAQKLLDKGLRGEATFAEALAFEANMTYRFAEMSQDDGLVMTLHPGSYRNHSTSAFEKYGADIGHDIPFQMEYTRPLQPMLSAFGENKDFHFVIFTMDETTFSREIAPLAGYYPSVYAGAPWWFIDEIDAMNRFRQATTGTMGFSRYSGFIDDTRAYCSIPARHNTSRRVEANYLARLVAEHRITEDRAADIIVDLIDASPRRVFKL; encoded by the coding sequence ATGAGTACGTCACACGCCGCCCATCCGGACCGGTTGCTGCCGGCCGATCCGGGAACCCGGGACATCGCCCGTCGTCTGCTCGCCGGCGTGGAGGATCTGCCGATCATCTCCCCGCACGGGCACCTCGACCCGACGATGTTCACCACCAATGACGCCTTCCCCGATCCGACCACGCTGCTCATCAGCCCGGATCACTACCTCACCCGCGTCCTGCACTCCGCCGGTCACGAGCTCTCCGAGCTCGGCGTCGGCGGGCACGAGGCGGACCCCCGGGAGGGTTGGCGCATCTTCTGTTCCAATTTCGACCTCTACACCGGCACCGCCACCGGCTACTGGGTGGAGCAGGAGTTCGAGCATGTCTTCGGCATCAATCCCGACCGCATCTCCGCGGAGAACGCCGACACAATCTACGACGAGCTCGCCGAGATCCTTGCCCGGCCGGACTTCCGCCCCCGCGCGCTCGCCGAGGAGTTCAAGCTCGAGGTCCTGGCCACCACCGACGATCCGCTCGATGATCTCGCCCCGCACAAGGAACTCGCCGCCGACCCGACCTTCACCACCCGGGTCCTGCCCACCTTCCGCCCCGACGCGTACACCGAGATGTACAAGCCGGAGTTCGCCGACAAGGTGCAGCAGCTCATCGACACCGCCGGCGACGGCCAGACCGGTTTCGAGGGTTACCTGCGGGCGATGCGCTACCGTCGGCAGTACTTCATCGACGCCGGCGCCACCTCCGCCGACCACGGCACCCACGACGCGGACACCACGCCGCTGACCAACGCCGAGGCGCAGAAACTGCTGGACAAGGGGCTGCGCGGCGAGGCCACCTTCGCCGAGGCGCTGGCCTTCGAGGCCAACATGACCTACCGCTTCGCGGAGATGAGCCAGGACGACGGCCTGGTGATGACCCTGCATCCGGGTTCCTACCGCAACCACTCCACCTCGGCTTTCGAGAAGTACGGCGCCGACATCGGCCACGACATCCCCTTCCAGATGGAGTACACCCGCCCCCTGCAGCCGATGCTGTCGGCCTTCGGGGAGAACAAGGACTTCCATTTCGTCATCTTCACCATGGACGAGACCACCTTCTCCCGAGAGATCGCGCCCCTGGCCGGCTACTACCCCAGCGTCTACGCCGGCGCCCCGTGGTGGTTCATCGACGAGATCGACGCCATGAACCGCTTCCGCCAGGCCACCACCGGCACGATGGGTTTCTCCCGCTATTCCGGCTTCATCGACGACACCCGCGCGTACTGCTCCATCCCGGCGCGGCACAACACGTCCCGACGCGTCGAGGCCAACTACCTCGCCCGGCTCGTCGCGGAACACCGCATCACCGAAGACCGCGCCGCCGACATCATCGTCGATCTCATCGACGCCTCACCCAGGAGAGTGTTCAAGCTGTGA
- a CDS encoding holo-ACP synthase has translation MTLPAVGIDLVHIPGFREQLALPGSTFERVFSAQELRVVETKPDRALHLAGRWAAKEAFIKAWSQSLYGSPPLMGLDDVDFSEVEVIPDRWGRVALNLRGEVARCVGTPQTSLSISHDGDYAVAVCQFVAE, from the coding sequence ATGACTCTTCCCGCCGTCGGCATCGATCTGGTGCACATCCCGGGTTTCCGCGAGCAGCTCGCTCTGCCGGGCTCCACCTTCGAGCGGGTCTTCTCGGCCCAGGAGCTGCGGGTGGTGGAGACGAAACCGGACCGCGCCCTGCACCTGGCCGGCCGGTGGGCGGCCAAGGAGGCGTTCATCAAGGCGTGGTCGCAGTCGCTCTACGGGTCCCCGCCCCTCATGGGCCTCGACGACGTGGATTTTTCTGAGGTGGAGGTCATCCCGGACCGGTGGGGAAGGGTGGCGCTGAATCTGCGCGGGGAGGTGGCCCGGTGCGTCGGCACGCCACAGACCAGCCTGAGCATCTCCCACGACGGGGACTACGCGGTGGCGGTGTGCCAGTTCGTGGCGGAGTGA
- the bcp gene encoding thioredoxin-dependent thiol peroxidase, with product MTEPTRLNVGDTAPAFTLTDDSGNQVSLSDYAGSKVLVYFYPKANTPGCTTEACDFRDSMEQLNSLGVDVLGISPDPVDKLAAFKKDHDLNFPLLSDEDKTVLTEWGAYGEKKNYGKVVQGVIRSTVLIDEAGTVELAKYNVKATGHVARILKDVS from the coding sequence ATGACTGAACCCACCAGACTCAATGTGGGCGACACCGCCCCGGCCTTCACCCTCACCGACGACTCCGGCAATCAGGTCTCCCTGTCCGACTACGCCGGCAGCAAGGTGCTGGTGTATTTCTACCCCAAGGCCAACACCCCGGGCTGCACCACCGAGGCCTGCGACTTCCGCGACTCCATGGAGCAGCTGAACTCCCTCGGCGTGGACGTGCTGGGCATTTCCCCCGACCCGGTGGACAAACTCGCGGCCTTTAAAAAAGACCACGACCTCAACTTCCCGCTGCTCTCCGACGAGGACAAGACCGTGCTCACCGAGTGGGGCGCGTACGGGGAGAAGAAGAACTACGGCAAGGTCGTGCAGGGCGTCATCCGTTCGACGGTGCTTATCGACGAAGCCGGCACGGTCGAACTGGCCAAGTACAACGTCAAGGCCACCGGGCACGTCGCGAGGATCCTCAAGGACGTGTCCTAG
- a CDS encoding DUF3817 domain-containing protein: protein MTTPNTSGSTPTPAATDSPAHKVHPERKRRVRTALTLFSVTAWVTGVMLLLLVTRMVMEYLLHMAIPSWATWIAILHGWAYLAFVLATLNLGLKARWKPAVWVITAISGVIPLLSFFVEHARRREVTAKFQLDRA from the coding sequence ATGACCACCCCGAATACCTCCGGCAGCACCCCGACCCCCGCAGCGACGGACAGCCCGGCCCACAAGGTTCATCCCGAGCGCAAGCGCCGGGTGCGCACCGCGCTGACCCTGTTCTCGGTCACCGCGTGGGTCACCGGTGTGATGCTGCTTCTGCTGGTCACCCGCATGGTGATGGAGTACCTGCTGCACATGGCCATCCCCTCCTGGGCGACGTGGATCGCCATCCTGCACGGCTGGGCCTACCTCGCGTTTGTGCTGGCCACCCTGAACCTGGGCCTCAAGGCACGCTGGAAACCCGCCGTGTGGGTCATCACCGCCATCTCTGGCGTGATCCCGCTGCTGAGCTTCTTCGTCGAGCACGCCCGCCGACGCGAGGTCACGGCGAAGTTTCAGCTCGACCGGGCGTAA
- a CDS encoding mannitol dehydrogenase family protein — protein sequence MTPSTRPLNRTTYDAAPAAPVRLIHLGLGAFHRAHQVFYTVKAEADPSDPEWGYCSFTGRGPSMAEKLTSQDGLFTLVTRSGDGDEYDVIEGIVEAQPANNVARLRELMASKDLAVVTMTVTEAGYHLTQGLEINTSSSSVATDIDALRGDHSRITYLGTAAGKLVLGLSARRDAGLGGIAIMSCDNIASNGNTVRASVLGLAREVDEELEEWIEENVTFPSSSIDRITPASASELARDVAEATGYEDVAPVVAEPFASWVIEGDFPNGRPAWERAGAQFVEDIEQFENRKLWLLNGSHSLMAYYGQLREHDTVAEAIADADVRSRVETLWDEAARHLTADGLDISGYRAALIERCENPRIRHNLAQIGIDGATKQRMCAVAIMNAELGAGRNGSGSAFSIAAWIAFVLGNENAANINDTRASEIDKARRAGQPIRALVAVLDEDLAANESALATITGHVEALTS from the coding sequence GTGACCCCTTCCACCCGACCCCTCAACCGGACCACCTACGACGCCGCCCCCGCGGCCCCGGTTCGCCTCATCCACCTCGGGCTCGGCGCCTTCCACCGCGCCCACCAGGTCTTCTACACCGTGAAGGCCGAGGCCGACCCCTCCGACCCGGAGTGGGGATACTGCTCCTTCACCGGGCGCGGCCCCAGCATGGCGGAGAAACTCACCTCCCAGGACGGGCTCTTCACCCTGGTCACCCGCTCCGGCGACGGCGACGAGTACGACGTCATCGAGGGCATCGTCGAGGCCCAGCCGGCAAACAACGTCGCCCGACTGCGCGAGCTCATGGCCTCCAAGGATCTCGCCGTGGTCACCATGACCGTCACCGAGGCGGGCTACCACCTCACGCAGGGCCTGGAGATCAACACGTCCAGCTCGTCGGTGGCCACCGACATCGACGCGCTGCGCGGCGACCATTCCCGGATCACCTACCTGGGCACCGCCGCCGGCAAGCTCGTGCTCGGTCTCAGCGCGCGCCGCGATGCCGGCCTCGGCGGCATCGCCATCATGAGCTGCGACAACATCGCGTCCAACGGCAACACCGTCCGCGCCAGCGTCCTCGGCCTCGCCCGCGAGGTGGACGAGGAGCTGGAGGAGTGGATCGAGGAGAACGTCACGTTCCCCTCCAGTTCCATCGACCGGATCACCCCGGCATCGGCGAGCGAGCTCGCCCGCGACGTCGCCGAAGCCACCGGCTACGAGGACGTCGCCCCCGTGGTCGCCGAGCCCTTCGCCAGCTGGGTCATCGAGGGGGACTTCCCCAACGGTCGCCCCGCATGGGAGCGCGCCGGGGCACAGTTCGTCGAGGACATCGAGCAGTTCGAGAACCGCAAGCTGTGGCTGCTCAACGGCTCGCACTCGCTCATGGCCTACTACGGGCAGTTGCGCGAGCACGACACGGTCGCTGAGGCGATCGCCGACGCCGACGTCCGCTCCCGGGTAGAGACCCTCTGGGACGAGGCCGCCCGGCACCTCACCGCGGACGGGCTGGACATCTCCGGCTACCGCGCCGCGCTCATCGAGCGGTGTGAGAACCCGCGCATCCGGCACAACCTCGCGCAGATCGGCATCGACGGCGCCACCAAGCAGCGCATGTGCGCCGTCGCCATCATGAACGCCGAACTTGGCGCGGGTCGCAACGGCTCCGGCTCGGCCTTCTCCATCGCCGCCTGGATCGCCTTCGTCCTGGGCAACGAGAACGCCGCGAACATCAACGACACGCGCGCCTCGGAGATCGACAAGGCCCGGCGCGCCGGTCAGCCCATCCGGGCCCTGGTCGCCGTGCTCGACGAGGACCTCGCCGCCAACGAGAGCGCTCTGGCCACCATCACCGGCCACGTCGAGGCCCTGACCAGTTAG
- a CDS encoding cytidylate kinase family protein: MTTTCNTPANPVSPVSPAKPAADRQLPGHKVLTYSFGDVANNLSFMMTSMFLTVYMTEIVGLSAGIAGAIYGITKIWAGVADLIAGQTVDRINTLWGRLRPWLLFASTPLVIAFFLLFSVPSGLSSTMALVWILLFDALFQLFYSFTNIPYGSLSSAMTQNPVDRSKLAGTRSIAGAITGVGLIFLVAPQFKDTTADNIRMHFTLIMIALAVLAVILYVICFLNSRETVPRGQGEISFRRTFAMLRQNKPLLILCSAAFFLLGAIFTANAIGMYVSLYIVGGASYMPWLMLASTIGTIGIASLVPTITVRFGKRNGYVLSGLVLLAGYALVFFMPENPLIVALMAWLLIGIGTGGTNALMFSMQADTVDYGEYVAGIRSEGGSYSILSLIRKCGQGLGGWLGLFVMGAFEYVSGAEAQTARAIDGIHMAAGLVPAVMALIAIGIMLAYPLTLDEHARVIETLNERRTQDQIADSAGVDIERVRNIEPVGDRRSTLLRHSDKPNPPIVSLFGQRGSGATSIAPMVAEMLGVDYIEQKFSSEQLTTVARRDLISDSNFDCWLRAVSDGGLQSGDLGGASDLSANHNLAEGNTLEVLSSVDNGGVLLGRNGALVLGHAVGAMHIRLVAPLDMRAERVTHQTGITFDEAVDQCQTEDRIRTEMANRLYRWNPNLDEYYDLTINTASITYKQVAETIVALYRSKYPDNIAVAPNTPARPDELTAPENEPRLEDKLSGRPVGHPDGPGAG; encoded by the coding sequence GTGACCACCACCTGCAACACCCCAGCAAACCCAGTCAGCCCAGTCAGCCCAGCAAAACCTGCCGCCGACCGGCAGCTGCCGGGGCACAAGGTCCTCACCTACTCATTCGGCGACGTGGCCAACAACCTGTCGTTCATGATGACCTCGATGTTCCTCACGGTCTACATGACCGAGATCGTCGGCCTCAGCGCGGGCATCGCGGGCGCGATCTACGGAATCACCAAGATCTGGGCGGGTGTCGCGGACCTCATCGCCGGGCAGACGGTCGACCGCATCAACACCCTCTGGGGTCGGCTGCGCCCGTGGCTGCTCTTCGCCTCCACCCCGCTGGTCATCGCGTTTTTCCTGCTCTTCTCGGTTCCCTCCGGCCTGAGCTCGACGATGGCGCTGGTGTGGATCCTGCTTTTCGACGCCCTGTTCCAGCTGTTCTACTCCTTCACCAACATCCCCTACGGCTCCCTGTCCTCGGCCATGACGCAGAACCCGGTGGATCGTTCGAAGCTGGCGGGCACACGGTCCATCGCCGGTGCCATCACCGGCGTGGGCCTGATTTTCCTGGTGGCCCCGCAGTTCAAGGACACCACCGCGGACAACATCCGCATGCACTTCACGCTCATCATGATCGCGCTGGCGGTCCTGGCCGTGATCCTCTACGTCATCTGCTTCCTCAACTCCAGGGAAACGGTCCCCCGTGGCCAGGGCGAGATCTCGTTCCGTCGCACCTTCGCCATGCTGCGGCAGAACAAACCCCTGCTCATCCTCTGTTCCGCCGCCTTCTTCCTGCTCGGCGCGATTTTCACGGCGAATGCCATCGGCATGTACGTGTCCCTCTACATCGTCGGCGGCGCCTCGTACATGCCGTGGCTGATGCTGGCCAGCACGATCGGCACCATCGGCATCGCCTCGCTGGTGCCCACCATCACCGTGCGTTTCGGCAAACGCAACGGCTATGTCCTCTCCGGGCTGGTGCTGCTCGCGGGCTACGCGCTGGTGTTCTTCATGCCCGAGAACCCCCTCATCGTCGCGCTGATGGCCTGGCTGCTCATCGGCATCGGCACCGGCGGCACCAACGCGCTGATGTTCTCCATGCAGGCGGACACCGTGGACTACGGCGAGTATGTCGCCGGCATCCGCTCCGAGGGCGGTTCCTACTCCATCCTCTCCCTCATCCGGAAGTGTGGCCAGGGCCTCGGCGGCTGGCTCGGCCTGTTTGTCATGGGCGCGTTCGAGTACGTCTCCGGCGCGGAGGCCCAGACCGCCCGTGCCATCGACGGCATCCACATGGCGGCCGGTCTCGTCCCCGCGGTCATGGCGCTCATCGCCATCGGCATCATGCTGGCGTACCCGCTGACCCTCGACGAGCACGCCCGCGTGATCGAGACACTCAACGAGCGTCGCACCCAGGACCAGATCGCCGACTCCGCCGGCGTGGACATCGAGCGGGTCCGGAACATCGAACCGGTCGGCGACCGCCGCTCGACGCTGCTGCGCCACTCCGACAAACCCAACCCGCCCATCGTCTCACTGTTCGGCCAGCGCGGTTCCGGCGCCACCTCCATCGCGCCCATGGTCGCCGAGATGCTCGGCGTGGACTACATCGAGCAGAAGTTCAGCTCCGAGCAGCTGACCACGGTGGCCAGACGCGACCTCATCAGCGACTCGAACTTCGACTGCTGGCTCCGCGCGGTCTCCGACGGCGGGCTGCAGTCCGGCGACCTCGGCGGTGCCTCCGATCTCTCGGCGAACCACAATCTCGCGGAGGGCAACACACTCGAGGTGCTCTCCTCCGTGGACAACGGCGGCGTCCTGCTCGGCCGCAACGGCGCCCTGGTGCTCGGCCACGCCGTCGGCGCGATGCACATCCGACTGGTCGCTCCGCTGGACATGCGCGCCGAGCGGGTCACCCACCAGACGGGCATCACCTTCGACGAGGCGGTGGACCAGTGTCAGACCGAGGACCGGATCCGCACGGAGATGGCCAACCGGCTCTACCGGTGGAACCCCAACCTGGACGAGTACTACGACCTCACCATCAACACCGCATCCATCACCTACAAGCAGGTGGCGGAGACCATCGTCGCCCTGTACCGCTCCAAGTACCCCGACAACATCGCCGTCGCGCCCAACACTCCCGCGCGCCCGGACGAACTGACCGCTCCCGAGAACGAACCTCGCCTGGAGGACAAGCTGTCGGGCAGACCCGTCGGCCATCCCGACGGTCCGGGCGCCGGGTAG
- a CDS encoding non-canonical purine NTP pyrophosphatase: MKLLVASNNAKKLAELERILAAHDVTGVELVPLRSVAAYDEPVEDGRTFADNALIKARAGARETGLVTVADDSGLAVEELNGMPGVLSARWSGAHGDDAANNALLLGQMGDVPAERRAAAFVSVCALVTPDGQEFVSEGRWEGRLLREESGANGFGYDPLFVPAEEDAAGTGRSSAELSPQEKDALSHRGKALTGLVGTIAELSANKG; this comes from the coding sequence ATGAAACTGCTTGTTGCCTCCAACAACGCGAAGAAACTCGCGGAACTCGAACGCATCCTCGCCGCGCACGACGTCACCGGGGTGGAACTTGTGCCGCTGCGCAGCGTCGCCGCCTACGACGAACCCGTCGAGGACGGGCGCACCTTCGCCGACAACGCCCTGATCAAGGCACGCGCCGGGGCCCGGGAAACCGGGCTGGTCACCGTGGCCGACGACTCCGGCCTCGCCGTCGAGGAACTGAACGGCATGCCCGGGGTCCTCTCCGCCCGCTGGTCGGGGGCGCACGGTGACGATGCCGCCAACAACGCCCTGCTGCTGGGCCAGATGGGGGACGTGCCCGCCGAGCGCCGCGCAGCCGCGTTCGTCTCGGTGTGTGCACTGGTCACCCCGGACGGGCAGGAGTTTGTCTCCGAGGGCCGGTGGGAAGGCCGACTGCTGCGGGAGGAATCCGGGGCGAACGGGTTCGGTTATGACCCGCTCTTTGTGCCCGCCGAGGAGGATGCGGCCGGGACCGGACGCAGTTCCGCGGAGCTCAGCCCGCAGGAGAAGGACGCGTTGTCCCACCGTGGAAAAGCGCTGACCGGATTGGTGGGGACTATCGCGGAGTTGAGCGCGAATAAGGGGTAA
- a CDS encoding nicotinamidase, producing MRALIIVDVQNDFCPGGSLATARGTEVARLIANYLPSELAESNDYAAVVATQDWHIDPGEHFSEQPDYVDSWPVHCVAETRGAALHPALDESLIDAHFRKGRYEAAYSGFEGTFGDELLAPWLRSRGIEELDVVGIATDHCVRATVLDGLREGFSVRVLTGMCAAVDNRRGDAALDEMDGAGAELV from the coding sequence ATGCGCGCACTCATCATCGTCGACGTCCAGAACGACTTCTGTCCCGGCGGCAGCCTCGCCACCGCCCGCGGCACGGAGGTGGCCCGGTTGATCGCCAACTACCTGCCCTCCGAGCTCGCGGAGTCAAACGACTACGCCGCGGTGGTCGCGACCCAGGACTGGCACATCGACCCGGGCGAGCACTTCTCCGAGCAGCCCGACTACGTCGACTCCTGGCCGGTGCACTGCGTCGCGGAGACCCGGGGAGCGGCGCTGCACCCGGCGCTCGACGAGTCGCTCATCGACGCCCACTTCCGCAAGGGCCGGTACGAGGCCGCCTACTCCGGATTCGAGGGCACCTTCGGCGACGAGCTGCTCGCGCCCTGGCTGCGCTCCCGCGGGATCGAGGAACTCGACGTGGTGGGCATCGCCACCGACCACTGCGTGCGCGCCACAGTGCTCGACGGGCTGCGGGAAGGGTTCAGCGTGCGGGTGCTCACCGGCATGTGCGCGGCGGTGGACAACAGGCGTGGCGACGCCGCCCTCGACGAGATGGACGGGGCCGGCGCGGAGCTGGTCTAA
- a CDS encoding DUF3618 domain-containing protein produces the protein MARDMDDIQRDIERTRRQLAGTLDELADRSKPKNIADDAKRSANAKLQDPNVQKVLIGIGVAVAGIIALSVARSNKKSRDIKEIQRLLAQRTDI, from the coding sequence GTGGCACGAGACATGGACGACATTCAGCGCGACATCGAGCGCACCCGCCGCCAGCTGGCCGGCACCCTTGACGAGCTCGCCGACCGCAGCAAGCCGAAGAACATCGCCGACGACGCGAAGCGCAGCGCCAACGCGAAGCTCCAGGACCCGAACGTGCAGAAGGTCCTCATCGGAATCGGCGTCGCCGTCGCTGGCATCATCGCCCTCTCCGTCGCGCGCAGCAACAAGAAGAGCCGCGACATCAAGGAGATCCAGCGCCTGCTGGCCCAGCGCACCGACATCTAG